The Dioscorea cayenensis subsp. rotundata cultivar TDr96_F1 chromosome 11, TDr96_F1_v2_PseudoChromosome.rev07_lg8_w22 25.fasta, whole genome shotgun sequence genomic interval ATAGAAGCTAaggtatatatgtatgtatactcATGCAAGATTGACACTTACATTATTATCTTCCCATTCAATACTTTTAATTATCTCCTACATTATACTTGTAATATACACGTATATATGTTTATACAAATATGCACCTTTTATGATCCTGACAGATTTtctcaatataaatttttttacaccTAAACAAATCATCTAACCTTGCTTCTAATGACACTAGACATAAAAGGCTTCAAGATATTAAGATTTTACaatgttgtttatataaaaaaatgtaacatatgccctaatagaacccaaaacctaagttaattaaaatttaaatcatggatatatttagaattaaaatttgaatgtcctaatcttaattgattttggattttctctttaaaataaattatttggttgtcttggactagaatgcaaatcttgaggcaaataaaaaaaatgaaaattacaaaattgcctctaagaatttatctcgaggcataaatgcaaattacaaaaaaaaaatgcccttgagaacatatcttgaaacaaaatgcaaattacaagattgcccttgagaacacacatctcgaggcaatatcaaatcttaggataacccaaatacacatcccgaggcgATCTTAAATTTCATGTGGCCTGAagaacagatctcgaggcaacttGAGAAATGCAAATCCCGAGGTACCCAgacacatatcccgaggcaaattgaattttattaattcaattaaaattcaaaaatttaattaaaattttaaaattttgatgttatcctctcttgaaattttattaatttaattaaatttggaaattttaaattttaaattaggtcttatcttcttcttttgacTTGGTCCATGGAAGGCTGGGATTCTCAAGGAGAAGTTGAGATGATGATAAGGGCGGTCAAAGCTTTTAAAAGGAGGAAGGGAGAGAGAaggggaggaaaaaaaaaagagtttttagagaaaaaaaaattcagaagagagggagagagaaaaaaaagaaaaggaaaaaggtcttctttctcttatccttgtatatatttaaataaaatatatatatatatatatataaattgccGCTGGCCGTCATTATACAGCCTTGGCTGCCCGCTGCTCGTCATCGTTTGCCGCTTGACATAGTTGTTACCGTTGTTGCTGCTTACTGTGTCCATTGTTGAAGCTGCCATGGCTGCTTttgtggctgagataatgcaaCGAAGTATGCCTGATGCTCTCATTGGCGTCGCTATCATCTTTGCTGCTGCTGCTCGCTACCGAAGCTACTGGCCAATATTGCTGTCACCGTTACCTCTGCCTTTGTTTGTTGCTGTTGGTAACCGCTGCTGTCCGCTACCACCGTCGCTTACCGTCATTGCTGCCATTTCTTTCATACCgtataaagagaaagagaaggtcaaagatgaagaagaagaagaagaagaagaagaagatgatgatgatgatgatgatgatgatgatgatgacttgAAAGCGAACATGGTGCACAAGGAAGCTTCAGAAGAGGAGCatgaacaaaatgaagaaaagaatctTGTCACTTGGGGTACTGATGTTCCTGAAGATTTGATTCTTGACCAAAAGTGAACTAGTGGTGATGGAGGTTGTGAGAGTTTTCTTGAACAAAGCCCTGAATCATCAAGCAAGACACATGTACACGaataaatgagaaaatgagAAAGCACTACGCATGTCGCTGACCCACGCTCGGTGGTGCCATTGCATGGTCCGGCGTCCTCCCAAGGTTTCGTCCCTTCGCCATCACCATATGGAGCACCACGGGGGCCACCTTCGTCGGCACATGGCTGGAAGCGTGCGGTGATTTGTGGGATCTCGTATCGTTTCTTTCGCCACGAGCTCAAGGGATGCATTAATGATGCCAAGTGCATAAAGCATCTTATCAACAAGTTCTGGTTCCCAGAGTTGCCGATCATCATGCTCACTGAGGAGGAGACTGATCGGAATAAAATACCAACTAAGCACAACATAAGGATGGCACTTTTCTGGCTTGCACAAGGTTGTCAACTGGGGAATTCGTTGGTGTTTCACTACTCAGGCCATGGTTCACAACAGAGGAATTATAATGGCGATGAGGctgatggatatgatgaaacTCTTTGCCCACTGGACTTTGAAACTCAAGGGATGattgttgatgatgaaatcaatgcaaCTATTGTCAGACCACTACCTCATGATGCAAAGCTTCATGCCATTATAGATACTTGTCACAGTGGGACTGTTCTTGATCTTCCATACCTCCGCAGGATTGTAGGAATGGGTAATATTGGTGGGAAGATCATCATCCACGATCCAGTGTTTGATAGTGCACATGTTGGTGGTGAGAAATGGGATGAAGTGCTGCAGGAGATGAAAGAAAACAGTTGTACTTCCagtcactatatatatatacatatatatatgaaaagaaggGTTGACGATGTTGCTAGTGTTTTCAGTGAGCTTAAACAACATGGAATAGAACTTGAACAAAacttattcatatatatgtatatatactttcATGCACGAATCctgtattaaatatatatatatatatatatatacatacagtCACATGCAAGCTTCAGGTTTTCCAATATGAATTCacatgcaaagaaaaaaaaattcaaaagggtCCCACCACATGGAAAtgaataaacattaaaaaaaaactgagatGCATGTAATGGCATGCTCATGCACTTAAAGGCCAGGACCACCATGCACATTGAAAggaagaaatatttataaataatgaaatgttTGTAATAGCATGCATGCCGTTCACAAGGACATCCTTTTGTTGGTGGCAAGTTTGATGAATTATGATGACTTCCCATCCAGTCTGAAGAATAAGTATATGATCTAGCATCATCATCTGGTTCTGAAGGACATGCACCTTcataaaatgagaagcatgcatacgtgcatgacataaaaaaatagaaataaaaataaaataaaaaatgaaatgagaagcatgcatatgtgcatgacatgaaaaaatagaaataaaaaatgaaataaaaaatgaaatgagaagcatgcataaataaaataaaataaaaataaaaaaaatgaaattcttCTAAGTTGTTAGCTCATGATATATAAAGGGAATGAAGAATGAGAAGTATGCATGggtattaaagaaaaaagaagcatGGGCCATGTGAAACAAAGTCAAGTGATTTGCATATGAAAAtccaaaaatgaataatttattcatttgtggccatattaaaataaaaaatatatccaaaaGACATGGGCCTACCATGAAAGAAACACACATgcatatatgataaaaaaaatttattgaaaataaaaaaaagcccaCGTACCATGCACATGGGTATGAATaggttgaatatatatatatatatatatatacacacactcatCCCAATGCAACAATAAGAATACTCATGCTTATCTCGAGGCAGTgacaaaatttatatgttttgagGCGGCAACAAAGCATACAAGGTGATGATAAGGCACAGGCAGTGGTGACTTATCCATTTCAATAacgacaacaaaaaaattataaaaaaaattaaggcgatcatgaaatatttatttcaagacgGCAATGAAGCATGTAAAGCAATGATGAAGCACAGGCAGCGAcaatgatatatgatatatatatatatatatataagtgatgtaataaatatgtttatatgataaaataacaagatttataattcgTAAATCTTTTGCTTTTACatgtacttgagcccttaatcggaggttcccaagaCATTatttggggtaattaataatagaggcttgtctctattaggaatgaaaggaCTCacgaaacaaatatgatatttatgtttcaatatatcgtctggtgtcttcttcatagacatgatgccagacgcatattttcgatcccacaaatgTTTTGAGCTCAATTCACCTTGTTTCATTGGTCATGAGGTTGATATTCAAATAGATTGCATATGAAGTCCATCCTTGGAGCCATTGAGTATTTGCTTAGATCAAGTGAATCAATTCCAAGTTGATGAGATATTTAGCTGATGCCAACATCAACTAATGATGGAATTGGCTGGCAAACTTCATTCTGTTGTTGATGTAAAATAGGTTCATCTTCACCCAGGCGATGAGAACCACACCTATGATGTCTTGGTAGTGGATGACTCAGTGGTGGAACATCAACATTAGCTATAGGAAATGTTCCAAGTGAAGCTGGAAGAACATTACCTCTCCTGTAAGGGTCTAATAGGTTATgatttgataataaaaataatatagtattGGTGTTATACCAATCTTAATATGGCCCTAACATTGCATTTCTCCCATCTAAAACACTAACATTAAG includes:
- the LOC120271572 gene encoding LOW QUALITY PROTEIN: metacaspase-1-like (The sequence of the model RefSeq protein was modified relative to this genomic sequence to represent the inferred CDS: inserted 1 base in 1 codon; substituted 1 base at 1 genomic stop codon), producing MAAFVAEIMQRSMPDALIGVAIIFAAAARYRSYWPILLSPLPLPLFVAVGNRCCPLPPSLTVIAAISFIPYKEKEKEASEEEHEQNEEKNLVTWGTDVPEDLILDQNTTHVADPRSVVPLHGPASSQGFVPSPSPYGAPRGPPSSAHGWKRAVICGISYRFFRHELKGCINDAKCIKHLINKFWFPELPIIMLTEEETDRNKIPTKHNIRMALFWLAQGCQLGNSLVFHYSGHGSQQRNYNGDEADGYDETLCPLDFETQGMIVDDEINATIVRPLPHDAKLHAIIDTCHSGTVLDLPYLRRIXRNGXYWWEDHHPRSSV